The following are from one region of the Variovorax sp. V213 genome:
- a CDS encoding amino acid ABC transporter substrate-binding protein — MKLVRLAAAALMGLCLSGMGHAGQTFDTVKKRGFVQCGVSTNLPGFAFTDSKGEWQGIDVDTCRAIAAAMFGNATKFKVIPLTTQARFTALQSGEVDVLTRNTTQTMSRDTTLGLIGVGVNFYDSQGIMVTKDANVSSAKNLAGATICVLPGTTTELNLTDWFRGLKQSFKPVLLDTVDEIKRAFAAGRCDGITMDKSQLALARIAFGNTDKYVILPEPLSKEPLGPMVRQGDEAWFNVVRWSLNALLEAEEYNLTSKNVDEIAKGSIPPNIQRILGTSPGMGKGLGLDDKWAYNIIKQVGNYGEMFDRSLGAGSPMKLDRGLNALYTKGGLMYGWPIR, encoded by the coding sequence ATGAAACTCGTTCGCCTTGCGGCCGCCGCCTTGATGGGCCTTTGTCTCTCCGGCATGGGCCATGCCGGCCAAACATTCGACACGGTGAAGAAGCGCGGCTTCGTGCAGTGCGGTGTCTCGACGAACCTCCCCGGATTCGCATTCACCGACAGCAAGGGGGAGTGGCAGGGCATCGACGTGGACACCTGCCGTGCGATTGCCGCCGCGATGTTCGGCAATGCGACGAAGTTCAAGGTCATCCCGCTCACCACGCAAGCACGCTTCACTGCGCTGCAGTCCGGCGAGGTCGACGTCCTGACGCGCAACACCACCCAGACGATGTCGCGCGACACCACCCTGGGCCTCATTGGCGTTGGCGTGAACTTCTATGACAGCCAGGGCATCATGGTGACCAAGGATGCCAACGTCAGCAGTGCGAAGAATCTGGCGGGCGCCACCATCTGCGTCCTGCCGGGAACCACCACCGAACTGAACCTCACCGACTGGTTTCGCGGCCTCAAGCAGAGCTTCAAGCCGGTGCTGCTGGACACCGTCGACGAGATCAAGCGCGCATTCGCGGCGGGCCGCTGCGATGGCATCACGATGGACAAGTCGCAGCTGGCGCTGGCGCGTATCGCTTTCGGAAACACGGACAAGTATGTGATCTTGCCGGAGCCCCTGTCCAAGGAGCCGCTCGGACCGATGGTGCGCCAAGGCGACGAAGCTTGGTTCAACGTCGTGCGCTGGTCGCTCAATGCGCTTCTGGAGGCGGAGGAATACAACCTGACGTCCAAGAATGTCGACGAGATCGCAAAGGGCAGCATCCCGCCCAACATCCAGCGGATCCTCGGTACCTCGCCCGGCATGGGCAAGGGGCTCGGGCTTGACGACAAGTGGGCCTACAACATCATCAAGCAGGTTGGCAACTACGGTGAGATGTTCGACCGCAGCCTGGGCGCAGGGAGTCCGATGAAGCTCGATCGCGGCCTGAATGCCTTGTACACGAAGGGCGGGCTGATGTACGGGTGGCCCATTCGCTAG
- a CDS encoding aldolase codes for MAEDLRSKDYFDDRATRDMARHLVSPRRTMKETLASACRILAMTGQEAGLAGQISARSERAGAYWTLRFGLGFDEATPDDFIEVDSDLNTLTGSGMPNPATRFHLWVYEARPDVQSIVHTHSPWASALAAARQPLVIAQMDMTPLHDDCAFLAEWPGVPIADDEGVIISRALGAKRAIILANHGYLTAGRTTQEATYLSVYLERAARMQLRAQAAFGPLTPVDDTLAREAHDYLLKPSIVNSTFDYWCRQAGAGAAPPLDGRPRP; via the coding sequence ATGGCTGAAGACTTGCGGTCCAAGGACTACTTCGACGATCGTGCCACCCGGGACATGGCCAGGCATCTGGTGTCCCCCCGCCGGACCATGAAGGAGACCCTGGCCTCCGCTTGCCGGATTCTTGCCATGACGGGGCAGGAGGCGGGTCTCGCCGGCCAGATCAGTGCGAGGTCCGAGCGGGCAGGCGCGTACTGGACGCTCCGGTTCGGGCTCGGCTTCGACGAAGCCACGCCGGACGACTTCATCGAAGTCGACAGCGACCTGAACACGCTCACGGGCAGCGGCATGCCGAACCCCGCGACGCGCTTCCATCTGTGGGTGTACGAGGCGCGCCCCGACGTGCAGTCCATCGTCCATACGCATTCCCCCTGGGCGTCCGCGCTCGCTGCAGCCAGGCAACCGCTGGTCATCGCCCAGATGGACATGACGCCCCTGCATGACGATTGCGCATTCCTCGCCGAGTGGCCGGGGGTGCCCATTGCGGATGATGAAGGCGTCATCATCTCGCGGGCGCTCGGAGCGAAGCGAGCCATCATCCTGGCGAACCACGGCTACCTGACGGCCGGAAGGACGACACAGGAAGCCACCTATCTGTCTGTTTATCTCGAGCGTGCCGCACGGATGCAGCTGCGGGCCCAAGCCGCATTCGGCCCGTTGACGCCGGTGGACGACACGCTGGCCCGCGAGGCGCACGACTATCTGCTGAAGCCTTCGATCGTGAACAGCACCTTCGACTATTGGTGCCGGCAGGCCGGAGCAGGCGCGGCGCCGCCGCTCGACGGCCGGCCTCGTCCCTAG
- a CDS encoding amino acid ABC transporter ATP-binding protein yields MSEVIVSLQKVNKWYGDFHVLQNIDLNVQRGERIVICGPSGSGKSTMIRCINRLEEHQSGLIKVDGVELIHDLKRIEAIRKEVGMVFQHFNLFPHLTVLENLTLGPTWVLKKPLAEAQAIAMKYLERVRIPDQAHKYPGQLSGGQQQRVAIARSLCMSPKVMLFDEPTSALDPEMVKEVLDVMVSLAEETKMTMLCVTHEMGFARKVADRVIFMDRGEIVEENVPELFFGNPQTDRARQFLNQIVH; encoded by the coding sequence ATGAGCGAAGTCATCGTCAGTCTGCAGAAGGTCAACAAATGGTATGGGGACTTTCATGTCCTGCAAAACATCGATCTGAACGTGCAGCGGGGGGAGCGGATCGTGATCTGCGGGCCGTCCGGGTCAGGCAAGTCCACGATGATCCGCTGCATCAACCGGCTCGAGGAGCATCAGTCGGGGCTCATCAAGGTGGATGGCGTTGAACTGATCCACGACCTGAAGCGCATCGAGGCCATCAGGAAGGAAGTCGGCATGGTGTTCCAGCACTTCAACCTGTTTCCTCACCTCACCGTGCTGGAGAACCTCACGCTGGGACCGACCTGGGTCCTGAAGAAACCGCTGGCCGAAGCGCAAGCGATCGCAATGAAATACCTGGAGCGGGTTCGCATACCCGACCAGGCGCACAAGTACCCGGGCCAATTGTCCGGAGGACAGCAGCAGCGTGTCGCGATCGCGAGGTCGCTGTGCATGTCGCCCAAGGTCATGCTGTTCGACGAGCCCACTTCGGCGCTCGACCCGGAAATGGTCAAGGAAGTGCTCGACGTGATGGTGAGCCTGGCCGAGGAGACGAAGATGACCATGCTCTGCGTGACGCACGAGATGGGCTTCGCCCGCAAGGTGGCAGACAGGGTGATCTTCATGGACAGAGGGGAGATCGTCGAAGAGAACGTTCCAGAGCTTTTCTTCGGCAACCCGCAGACTGATCGTGCCCGCCAATTCCTGAACCAGATCGTCCACTAG
- a CDS encoding amino acid ABC transporter permease, translating into MSSHHRAPLKFSWNNPEFRALAYQFVVVGLAALLAYYLVSNTLHNLATRNIATGFAFLEREAGFAIGESLIEYSPSDTYARAILVGLANTLRVSAVALVLATMLGVIVGIARLSSNWLVARLASAYVELIRNVPLLLQLLIWYAVIGELLPGPKAAFHPLPGTYLSNRGMLMPSVDGPAVAGMLWGLVLAVVTIVAVGRWQRSSRRRTGAQSRLWPFALMLLLFMPVAGWLVGGREFHLSTPHRSGFNFEGGWALSPELFALLVGLVTYTAGFIAEIVRAGVQSVSHGQWEAAQTLGLPRSRVLRLVILPQALRVIVPPTTSQYLNLVKNSSLAVAIGYPDLVSVVNTVLNQTGQAIEGVLIIMAAFMTVSLTVSLLMNWYNKRIALVER; encoded by the coding sequence ATGAGTTCACACCATCGCGCTCCGCTCAAGTTCAGCTGGAACAACCCGGAGTTCAGGGCACTTGCCTATCAGTTCGTCGTCGTTGGGCTGGCCGCCCTCTTGGCGTACTACCTCGTCTCCAACACCTTGCACAACCTCGCGACGCGCAACATCGCGACTGGTTTCGCATTTCTGGAAAGAGAAGCGGGTTTCGCCATCGGCGAGTCGCTGATCGAGTATTCCCCATCGGACACCTACGCCCGCGCCATTCTCGTGGGACTCGCCAACACGCTGCGGGTCTCCGCCGTCGCATTGGTGTTGGCTACGATGCTCGGCGTCATTGTCGGGATCGCGAGGTTGTCGAGCAATTGGCTCGTCGCGCGGCTGGCAAGTGCATACGTGGAACTGATCCGCAATGTGCCGCTTCTGCTGCAACTGTTGATCTGGTATGCCGTCATCGGTGAACTGCTGCCGGGTCCGAAGGCGGCCTTTCATCCGCTTCCGGGCACCTACCTGTCGAACCGCGGCATGCTGATGCCATCGGTGGATGGACCGGCCGTTGCGGGAATGCTTTGGGGATTGGTGCTCGCCGTAGTCACCATCGTGGCAGTTGGCCGATGGCAGCGCTCCAGCCGGCGCCGGACCGGCGCCCAATCGAGACTTTGGCCTTTCGCGCTGATGCTCTTGCTGTTCATGCCGGTGGCCGGCTGGCTGGTCGGAGGCCGCGAATTTCATCTCAGCACTCCTCACCGGAGCGGATTCAACTTCGAGGGAGGCTGGGCGCTCTCTCCCGAGCTGTTCGCATTGCTGGTCGGCCTCGTCACCTACACGGCCGGGTTCATTGCAGAGATCGTCCGCGCCGGCGTCCAATCGGTTAGCCACGGCCAATGGGAGGCGGCACAGACGCTCGGGCTTCCGAGGTCCCGGGTGCTCCGGCTCGTCATCTTGCCCCAGGCGCTCCGCGTGATCGTTCCCCCGACGACCAGTCAGTACCTGAACCTGGTCAAGAACAGCTCGCTCGCTGTCGCAATCGGCTACCCCGACCTGGTTTCCGTCGTCAACACGGTGTTGAACCAGACCGGCCAGGCGATCGAGGGCGTCCTGATCATCATGGCCGCCTTCATGACTGTGAGCCTCACAGTTTCGCTGTTGATGAACTGGTACAACAAGCGCATTGCGCTGGTGGAAAGATAA
- a CDS encoding thiamine pyrophosphate-dependent enzyme — MVAHGADRAFSVPGESFLALLDALHARRDFDLVTCRHEGSAALAAIADAKLTGRTGIVMASRGPGAFNAAIGVHVAAEEAVPLILLIGQVETQNLGRGAVQEIDSAKAFSGLLKWSGRIDKAACAAEVMARAFATAASGTPGPVAVELPEDVLTELVERQPARVHGVALAEATLENAARVHDLLSKASRPILIVGGECRTDDFREDLQALVDRWNIPVAVTNKNQDQFSNTDPRWVGQLSFFTSPAHTALFSEADLIVAIGSRMGDVSSLGFAFPRQGTNSQKFVHVYPDPYMIGRHFAAELPIVSTAHGFVRAALRHGGSGAASSQWLERVRAAADRAHGWQPQNVVANDVLGHTIMAIARLAQNDAVLTTDSGNFAAWVHRIFKMTPANRLLGSACGAMGTGVPAGIAAALRHPGREVLAFVGDGGFLMNGNELITAVDRGLNLRVVVSNNGSYATIRTHQQRHFPHRISGTDLVNPGFAKLAEAFGARGFRIEHARDAAGIVEQAMSVEGPVLIEVCSDPDMSVERSLKWE, encoded by the coding sequence ATGGTCGCGCACGGCGCGGACCGCGCATTCAGCGTTCCCGGCGAGAGCTTCCTTGCGCTCCTGGATGCGCTTCACGCGCGGCGCGATTTCGATCTGGTGACATGCCGCCACGAAGGCTCCGCGGCCTTGGCCGCGATCGCGGACGCCAAGCTAACGGGCCGCACTGGCATCGTCATGGCAAGCAGAGGGCCTGGGGCATTCAATGCCGCGATCGGCGTCCACGTGGCGGCCGAAGAAGCGGTTCCGCTGATCCTCTTGATAGGCCAGGTCGAAACGCAGAACCTGGGCCGCGGCGCCGTTCAGGAGATCGATTCCGCCAAAGCATTCTCCGGCTTGCTGAAATGGTCAGGGCGCATCGACAAGGCGGCATGCGCCGCCGAAGTGATGGCCCGCGCCTTTGCCACAGCTGCCTCGGGAACGCCAGGACCGGTCGCGGTCGAGTTGCCCGAAGACGTCCTGACCGAACTGGTCGAGCGACAGCCCGCGCGGGTTCATGGCGTGGCACTCGCAGAGGCGACCCTGGAGAATGCGGCGCGCGTGCACGATCTGCTTTCCAAGGCCAGCCGGCCGATCCTGATCGTCGGCGGTGAGTGCCGGACCGATGATTTCCGCGAGGATCTCCAGGCGCTCGTCGACCGGTGGAACATTCCCGTTGCCGTCACAAACAAGAACCAGGACCAGTTCTCCAACACAGACCCTCGCTGGGTGGGCCAACTGAGCTTCTTCACCTCGCCCGCGCACACGGCGCTCTTCAGCGAAGCCGACTTGATCGTTGCCATCGGCAGCCGCATGGGCGACGTGTCGTCCCTGGGGTTCGCCTTTCCACGGCAAGGCACCAATTCGCAGAAGTTCGTTCACGTGTATCCCGATCCCTACATGATCGGGCGTCACTTCGCCGCGGAACTGCCGATCGTCTCGACGGCGCATGGCTTCGTGCGTGCCGCATTGCGCCATGGCGGCTCCGGCGCGGCGTCGAGCCAGTGGCTCGAGCGGGTGCGCGCGGCGGCCGATCGTGCGCACGGATGGCAACCACAGAATGTGGTGGCGAACGACGTCCTGGGCCACACGATCATGGCGATCGCACGGCTGGCCCAGAACGATGCGGTCTTGACGACCGATTCAGGCAACTTTGCAGCCTGGGTTCACCGCATCTTCAAGATGACGCCGGCGAACCGGCTGCTCGGCTCGGCTTGCGGAGCCATGGGAACAGGGGTCCCGGCCGGTATAGCGGCTGCCTTGCGCCATCCGGGGCGAGAAGTTCTCGCCTTCGTCGGCGACGGCGGATTTCTCATGAACGGCAACGAACTGATCACTGCCGTCGACCGAGGGTTGAACCTGCGCGTGGTGGTGTCGAACAACGGGTCATACGCCACCATCCGCACCCACCAGCAGCGGCACTTTCCCCATCGCATCAGCGGCACCGACCTGGTCAATCCCGGCTTCGCAAAACTTGCAGAGGCATTCGGCGCCCGTGGGTTCAGGATCGAGCACGCCAGGGATGCCGCAGGCATTGTCGAGCAAGCCATGAGCGTCGAGGGACCGGTGCTGATCGAAGTCTGCAGTGATCCGGACATGTCGGTAGAGCGCTCCCTCAAGTGGGAGTGA
- a CDS encoding amino acid ABC transporter permease yields MITTTQTDRPVLLAPSRVRAKLVTRLRQSLFQSPASAVLTILTIWLLLMLAPPLLQWLLVKASFQAPDAQACREAGGACWAFIREKYRLILFGTYPHAEQWRPLLATVLLVASIVWTATRRLAGLQIVGLWVFTILAVATLMWGGFLGLAFVENTRWGGLPLTLILSTFGIAFAFPIGILLALGRRSRMPAIKAMCVAYIELIRGVPLISLLFMSSVMLPLFLPEGFSIDKLLRAQLAIIFFAAAYVAEIVRGGLQAIPKGQYEGAESIGLSYWQQTRKIVLPQALKVVIPPLVSTFIALFKDTSLVVIIGIFDLTQAAKAALADPAWTGFGVEAYLFIGLIYFVFCYSISRYSRSLELDLKR; encoded by the coding sequence ATGATCACCACCACCCAGACGGACCGGCCCGTCCTGCTGGCGCCATCCAGAGTCCGGGCCAAGCTCGTGACCAGGCTGCGCCAAAGCCTTTTCCAGTCTCCGGCGAGTGCGGTCTTGACCATCCTGACGATCTGGCTCTTGCTGATGCTGGCACCCCCTTTGTTGCAGTGGCTGTTGGTCAAGGCCAGCTTCCAAGCCCCCGACGCCCAGGCCTGCAGGGAGGCGGGTGGGGCTTGCTGGGCTTTCATCCGGGAGAAATATCGGCTGATTCTCTTCGGCACCTATCCGCATGCTGAGCAATGGCGGCCATTGCTCGCGACGGTGCTGCTCGTCGCGTCGATCGTCTGGACGGCCACGCGCCGGCTGGCCGGACTCCAGATTGTCGGGCTGTGGGTGTTCACCATCCTAGCCGTGGCGACCTTGATGTGGGGCGGCTTCCTCGGTCTGGCCTTCGTCGAGAACACGCGCTGGGGCGGCTTGCCCCTGACACTGATCCTGTCGACATTTGGAATCGCGTTTGCCTTTCCCATCGGCATCCTGCTCGCCCTGGGGCGTCGCTCCCGGATGCCGGCCATCAAGGCAATGTGCGTTGCATACATCGAGCTGATACGCGGCGTGCCCTTGATCAGTCTGCTGTTCATGTCGTCGGTGATGCTGCCCCTGTTCTTGCCAGAGGGCTTCAGCATCGACAAGCTGTTGAGGGCACAGCTGGCGATCATCTTCTTTGCGGCGGCCTACGTTGCGGAAATTGTCCGCGGCGGACTCCAGGCCATCCCCAAGGGCCAATACGAGGGCGCCGAGTCCATCGGACTGAGTTACTGGCAGCAGACGCGCAAGATTGTCCTGCCCCAGGCCCTCAAGGTCGTGATTCCGCCGCTGGTGAGCACCTTCATCGCGCTGTTCAAAGACACATCGCTGGTCGTCATCATCGGAATCTTCGACCTCACGCAAGCAGCGAAGGCGGCTCTTGCGGATCCCGCATGGACAGGCTTCGGCGTGGAGGCCTACTTGTTCATCGGCCTAATCTACTTCGTCTTCTGCTATTCCATATCGAGGTACAGCCGATCTCTCGAGTTGGATCTGAAGCGCTAG